The stretch of DNA ATGCAATTGAGAAAGGACTCATACAATATCCATGGGACAATCACCGAATCCGGTTGGCACATGTTCCGATGATCCGTGACGATCAAATCGAGCGGGCCAAAAAACTGGGTGCTCAACTGACATTCCTCATGGCTCATGTAAAATATTGGGGAGACGTCATTCCAACCCTTGTCGGCGACAAGAGGGGACAACGCTGGTGCCCCGTTGCTTCAGCAAAAAAATATGGGGCCAATTTTGCCTTTCATTTTGACGGTCCGACATCGCCCAACAAGCCATTGGAAACGCTACAGACAGTAACAACCCGAAAAACAGTCAGCGGAAAAGTTTTAGGGCCTGAAGAACGTATATCCATTGACGATGCAATCCGAGGTTATACTATTAACGCCGCTTATCAATTGTTCATGGAAAAAGAAGTTGGAAGCATTGAACCGGGTAAATATGCGGATATGATTATTTTGAGCGATAACCCGAGAAAAGTGGATCTTGAAAAATTGTCAAAGATCAAGGTTCTGGCAACATATGTAAACGGAGAAGAGATCTGGAGAGCTAAAAAATAAAGGACAGACCCTGAGGGAGGGGGGATCAAAGGGACATCTTAAGAAAATAAAAGTAGCAATAGAAGGGTCAGCCATGCGGCGTTGCTGATAGCCGGAGGTAGTGATGGCATCTTCCGGATATTTGCAAAATTGGGTATCCGTAATCCCGAAGAGGTAAAGAAAAAAGCAGATGATATAAGGCAAATAATGCAGAAACAGAAATATGAGAACCAGGCAAATGCTGCCGGTGGGTAAATAAGTCTTTTTATAGAGCTATAAAAGATTCATATTAATTCTGATTCATAGATAGCACCCAGAGGGTACCAGGGCAACGAGGAACTCCCGCGGGTACCCGCACTCCGGGGCAGGCTTAATACGGAATTTTTAGAGTTTCGCAAAGGTCTCGGAGTGTAAGGAGGAGTTAACAAAGATGTGCAAATTAGGTCAATATGGCATCAGATACAAAGTGTTATTTCCAGAATGCGGTCAATCCTGAAAGCGCGTTCTTTTTTGCGGAGATGGCAGTAAGCCCTGAGACCCTCAAAGTTCTTTCCTTTAAATTCCATATTATCAATCGATATGGGACGTATTGTACGGAGAGACTTTGTGTCATCGGGCTTCAAATAAAGGATCTCAAGGCCCATCCCCCGTTTTATGGCGTCATCTATTATCCTGCGCCTCTCGTTATAGCTCACTTTTTCGTCAGCCTTTCTGTACTGGAATCGTGTGAGAAACTGAACTATGCGCCAATCCATGCGGATATGAGCTTTTGTGATCTTTTTAGTGAGAACAATACCGGCAAAGCTTGTACATCGGCTTAATGCCACATAGACCTGGCCGTGTGCGAATGTGCCGCGGCCGATGTCTATGACGACTTTGTCAAAGGTTTTCCCCTGGCTTTTGTGGATGGTAACGGCCCAGGCAAGACGGATGGGATACTGGGTAAAGGCAGCCGTTTTTCTGGTTGAAATCCGTTTCGTTGCTCTATCGTACTGATATTCGAAGAGCTCCCATGTATGCGGGGAGACTTCAACAGTTCCGCCACTCTGGAGCTTTACAAGGACGCAGTTGCCTTCGCTGCCCTCTCTTTCTATGTCTGACACCCTGCCCAAAGTCCCGTTTACCCAACGTCCATATTTGTCATTGTTGACCAGCATAACTTGTGCCCCCGGCTTCAGTTTCAAGGTCTCTTCGGCAGGAAGCGAAGAGCGTTCGAAGGCCCCGTTGAGAAGACCATCATAGTGCACCGCAGACCCTGAGAGTGCTTCAAGTTTTTCCAGGTTTCGCACCGTTGCAAGTTCATTGGTGCTTGTCAGCGTGATGTAAAACCCGTCATCAGGCGGTACAAAATCAGGTCGATGATTCTGGTTCAACCTTTCCATGTCCTCATCGGTGCAGGATCTGTTGCGGATGGAATTAAGGAGCGCTATAAAATCAGCTTCAGTCTGACGGTAAACCTTCTCCAGTTCGATAAACTCCATGTCGAAGGTCTGTTCTTTAAATACCTGCGCCGAGAAGAAATACGGCGTCTCGTACCTATGGGTGAATATCTCTTTTTCGGCCGTGGTTACAACGGGTGGAAGCTGGTAAAGGTCGCCGATAAAGATCATCTGAATGCCGCCGAACCATTGCTTCCGGTACGGTCCGTTGAGGCGCAGAAATTTTTCGATACAATCGAGAATATCGGCCCGAACCATTGAGACCTCGTCAATGATGATCGTATCAAATGCTTTGTAAACACCTCCCTCCTGACCCCCGACCTTTTTTATCTTTTCAGGTGTTATGCCTGGCTTGAAACCGAAAAAGGAGTGGATAGTCTGCCCCTGTATGTTCAGTGCAGCAACACCGGTAGGTGCAAGTACAGCGACTTCTTTATCGGTGGTTTGCCGGAAATAGTCAAGAAGTGTTGATTTTCCTGTGCCAGCTTTTCCAGTGATGAACAAATGACGACTCGAATTCTCCATAATATCAAGGGCTTTACGGAACTCGGGATTGATGTCTATAGGCTGTTTTTTCATTTAATTGATTTATTACGCTAAAAAAGCATAGTACAACCTATGCCTGGCCGCAAGTCTTTTATTGATAGCATGTTGCATTCAAAAACAGCACCAGTAATGCGGGCACCCTGTGGCGATAATGCTGCGGGGTGCTATAACCCACCTTTTTTATAAGAGGGATTATATGTATAAAGAATGGTGTTTTTTCCACTGGTCTGGAGATACCCAGCAAATGGTTTTTGGAACATTTTATTTCTTTCGGGTAAAATCATCGGGAGATGAAGGCATCTTATTAATGACGAGCCCCTTTAACTTTTTGATGATCTCATGATCCTCGCCGAAATAAGGTAAAAGCGATTGTATCGCACGGCCAACCGTACCGTCGCATAGATCCTGAAATTCCTGTTTTACTTCAGGCGGCAGGGCATTATAATCTCTTACAGCATGATCCACCCAGGGAGTTAAAGGTCCGATGCCGTCCTTATCACTGGCATAAACATAACCTTCCAGCGACCCGACTTTTGCCGCAAAATCATACACCTTTCTATATAATCCCATAAAGCCTCCTTATAATGATAAATAAACCTTATTAGTATATTTGACAAATTAATGAAAAGTCAAATAACTATGCTATTACAAGCAACCTGCATTACTGATGATGATTTTTATTCATGCGATCTTTCAGATTAGGATTCAGTGTTTTTCGAGATCATCTATCGGATGCAATGAGTTGATAGTTTATAGATACTTTTTTGGCAGCAGATATGTAAATATTTTACGAATATTTTTTATTATTTTCATAATGCTTTAAGTTTCAGCAATATATTGACGATAATCACATTAATAAATACACAGGGGGCACCATGGGAACAAATATGTCCAACATACTGCTTGAATCAGGTACAAACGAAGTAGAAGTTCTGGAGTTGTATATTGATGAAGAGAGCGGTTACCGCGGTTTTTACGGAGTAAATGTAGCAAAAGTTCTTGAAATCATACCAATACCAAAAAATATCATAAAGCCGCCGAATATTGCAAATACATGTGCTGTTGGCATGTTTAATCACCGTGATAAAATTATTATTCTTGTTGATCTTGCAATATGGCTGGGAAGACAGAGAACAGAAAATAAACCGGCCAATATACTCATTACAGAATTTAATAATGTTGTTACGGCTTTTCTTGTCTCAGGAGTTACAAGAATTCATCGTTTAACCTGGGCTGATATAAAACCATTAGACTCATATCTTGAGGGATTGAGCGATTCCATTACCGGAGTGATCCATCTGGAAGACAGGATTGTCTTTCTTCTTGACCTTGAAAAAACTATTGCTGATTTAAACCCTGAACTGGCTATATCGGCTTCGTCACCGGAATCGCAGGAAGCGCTCCTTGATGTTCCGGATCAGCCGATAAAAATATTACATGCTGATGATTCCAGTG from Pseudomonadota bacterium encodes:
- a CDS encoding AAA family ATPase is translated as MKKQPIDINPEFRKALDIMENSSRHLFITGKAGTGKSTLLDYFRQTTDKEVAVLAPTGVAALNIQGQTIHSFFGFKPGITPEKIKKVGGQEGGVYKAFDTIIIDEVSMVRADILDCIEKFLRLNGPYRKQWFGGIQMIFIGDLYQLPPVVTTAEKEIFTHRYETPYFFSAQVFKEQTFDMEFIELEKVYRQTEADFIALLNSIRNRSCTDEDMERLNQNHRPDFVPPDDGFYITLTSTNELATVRNLEKLEALSGSAVHYDGLLNGAFERSSLPAEETLKLKPGAQVMLVNNDKYGRWVNGTLGRVSDIEREGSEGNCVLVKLQSGGTVEVSPHTWELFEYQYDRATKRISTRKTAAFTQYPIRLAWAVTIHKSQGKTFDKVVIDIGRGTFAHGQVYVALSRCTSFAGIVLTKKITKAHIRMDWRIVQFLTRFQYRKADEKVSYNERRRIIDDAIKRGMGLEILYLKPDDTKSLRTIRPISIDNMEFKGKNFEGLRAYCHLRKKERAFRIDRILEITLCI
- a CDS encoding chemotaxis protein encodes the protein MGTNMSNILLESGTNEVEVLELYIDEESGYRGFYGVNVAKVLEIIPIPKNIIKPPNIANTCAVGMFNHRDKIIILVDLAIWLGRQRTENKPANILITEFNNVVTAFLVSGVTRIHRLTWADIKPLDSYLEGLSDSITGVIHLEDRIVFLLDLEKTIADLNPELAISASSPESQEALLDVPDQPIKILHADDSSVIRNTVKKRLEEVGQFTVQSAINGDEAWAYLADAKKLSHEKGCSLTDIVEAVLSDIEMPGMDGYHLCKKIKEDPELKSLPVVLFSSLITEKLIHKGEAVGADGQFAKPDLKLIGHIKKLVEERKRAI